From a single Nostoc edaphicum CCNP1411 genomic region:
- a CDS encoding ATP-binding protein, with protein MSPQIHSRILIKHFLTVFLPLSTLVGGVIATIYYQQVQTEKVVLKTNELGKVDLQTKVISGDFHSVVSDLMVISKQNELERILEGVNGQQQALSQEFLLFSGYKKLYDQIRFLDQSGKEVVRVNFNQGEPAIVPEEKLQVQAKRYWFNDTLRLNQGQVFVSPLDLNIERGQVEQPLKPMIRFGTPVFDSRGQKRGVVVLNYFGAKLLDNFNQAFANASSQGMLLNADGYWLKGAKSEDEWGFMFPGRKNRTFGKAFPQAWQEISQKESGQFQTAEGMFTFTTVYPLVEGQKSSTGTGQAFAPSQHQIDTKSYHWKIVSWVSPEALTTKSNRFLSQLLLLYAGLIGLIGIGSWLLARASVNRQMAQLELKQSEVQLRELVEREKILKTRLSSQIRNSLDLNTILSTVVVEVRELLQIDRCQFFWCHQENESTSFELSQQACAPDLTEPLGCSPIQNVEALSEAVIQGNLLCFDDIATDSWLDFKSRNLLVTLGFKSLLIVSIQTQSGCLGVIVCEHTRALRPWSDDEVELIRGVADQLAIAIDQAQLYNQSRAATAAATTQAEQINQVLHNLKQTQAQLIQTEKMSSLGQLVAGVAHEINNPVNFIYGNLIHVNEYTLGLLELVELYQKSNAHSTPEVEAHIEAIDLEFMAEDLPKILTSMKMGANRIREIVLSLRNFSRLDEAEMKPVNIHEGIDSTLLILQNRFKQTSGNAGIEIVKEYGDIPLVECYAGQLNQVFMNLIGNAIDALDSYNSKRTFEEIEAKPSQIVISTQLRDLDRITVKIADNGSGMTEVVKQRLFDPFFTTKPAGKGTGLGLAISAQIITEKHNGAIWCISEPGQGAEFWVEIPISQSSTLATTSTATLSRI; from the coding sequence ATGTCACCACAGATCCATTCACGAATTTTAATCAAACACTTTTTAACGGTTTTTTTGCCGTTGTCAACATTAGTTGGGGGTGTTATCGCGACTATCTACTACCAACAGGTACAAACTGAGAAAGTTGTATTAAAAACTAATGAACTCGGTAAGGTAGATTTACAAACCAAAGTAATCAGCGGAGATTTTCATTCTGTCGTCTCAGATTTGATGGTTATCTCTAAACAAAACGAGCTAGAAAGAATTTTAGAGGGAGTGAATGGACAACAACAGGCACTTTCCCAAGAATTTTTATTATTTTCTGGATATAAAAAACTTTACGACCAAATTCGCTTTTTGGATCAATCAGGTAAGGAAGTTGTCAGAGTCAACTTTAACCAGGGTGAACCAGCAATTGTCCCCGAAGAAAAACTGCAAGTTCAAGCCAAGCGCTACTGGTTTAATGACACTTTGCGGTTAAACCAAGGACAAGTATTTGTCTCTCCCCTTGACCTCAATATCGAACGAGGTCAGGTTGAACAACCCTTGAAGCCAATGATCCGCTTTGGTACTCCCGTTTTTGATAGCCGTGGGCAGAAACGAGGCGTTGTAGTGTTAAATTATTTCGGCGCAAAACTACTGGACAATTTTAATCAAGCTTTTGCTAACGCTTCTAGCCAGGGAATGCTACTGAATGCCGATGGTTACTGGTTAAAAGGGGCGAAATCTGAGGATGAATGGGGATTTATGTTTCCCGGTCGCAAAAACCGCACTTTTGGCAAAGCTTTTCCCCAAGCATGGCAGGAAATTTCTCAAAAAGAATCAGGACAATTCCAAACTGCTGAGGGAATGTTTACTTTTACCACAGTCTATCCACTTGTGGAAGGTCAAAAATCTAGTACGGGAACAGGACAAGCTTTTGCACCAAGCCAACATCAAATTGATACTAAATCCTATCACTGGAAGATTGTCTCATGGGTATCGCCAGAGGCGTTGACGACCAAATCAAACCGATTCTTGAGTCAATTGCTACTGCTATATGCTGGTTTAATAGGACTAATTGGCATTGGTTCTTGGCTACTAGCAAGAGCTAGTGTCAATCGTCAGATGGCCCAGCTAGAGTTAAAACAGTCTGAAGTCCAATTGCGAGAGCTAGTTGAGCGGGAGAAAATTCTTAAAACTCGTCTATCTAGTCAAATTCGTAACTCGCTGGATCTAAATACGATTTTGAGTACAGTAGTAGTTGAAGTTCGGGAACTGCTACAGATTGATCGATGCCAGTTTTTTTGGTGTCATCAAGAAAATGAATCTACTAGCTTTGAACTGAGTCAGCAAGCTTGCGCTCCCGACTTAACAGAACCTTTAGGCTGTTCTCCTATCCAGAATGTGGAAGCGCTGAGTGAAGCTGTCATACAAGGGAATTTGCTTTGCTTTGATGACATTGCAACAGATTCGTGGCTTGATTTCAAGAGTCGGAATTTACTAGTGACATTGGGCTTTAAGTCTCTACTAATAGTTTCAATTCAAACTCAGTCGGGTTGCTTGGGTGTGATTGTCTGCGAACATACTAGAGCGCTTCGTCCCTGGAGTGACGATGAGGTTGAACTGATTCGAGGTGTGGCTGACCAGTTAGCGATCGCTATTGACCAAGCGCAATTGTATAATCAAAGCCGCGCTGCTACTGCTGCTGCTACTACTCAGGCAGAACAAATCAACCAAGTTCTGCACAATCTCAAACAGACTCAAGCTCAACTGATTCAAACTGAAAAAATGTCGAGTTTAGGTCAATTAGTGGCTGGAGTAGCTCACGAAATCAATAACCCAGTTAACTTTATCTACGGCAACCTGATCCATGTCAATGAATATACACTGGGCTTATTGGAACTAGTAGAACTCTATCAAAAGTCCAATGCTCATTCAACACCTGAAGTAGAAGCTCATATAGAAGCGATCGACCTTGAATTTATGGCTGAGGATCTACCTAAAATCCTAACTTCAATGAAAATGGGAGCTAATCGCATTCGTGAAATAGTTCTATCCTTGCGGAATTTTTCTCGACTTGACGAAGCGGAGATGAAGCCTGTCAACATTCATGAAGGTATTGATAGCACACTACTGATTTTACAAAATCGCTTCAAACAAACGTCTGGAAATGCCGGAATTGAAATAGTCAAAGAATATGGTGATATCCCTTTAGTCGAGTGCTATGCCGGACAACTCAATCAGGTATTTATGAATCTGATCGGTAATGCCATTGATGCCCTGGATAGTTATAACAGTAAGCGAACTTTTGAGGAGATAGAAGCTAAACCTAGCCAGATTGTAATTAGTACTCAGTTACGCGACTTAGATCGCATAACTGTAAAAATTGCAGATAATGGCTCTGGCATGACCGAAGTAGTTAAGCAAAGATTATTTGACCCTTTCTTTACCACAAAACCCGCAGGTAAAGGCACAGGATTAGGATTGGCAATTAGCGCTCAGATAATCACAGAAAAACACAATGGAGCTATTTGGTGTATTTCAGAACCAGGACAGGGAGCAGAATTTTGGGTTGAGATTCCGATTTCTCAAAGTAGTACACTAGCTACTACAAGTACTGCTACTCTATCTAGAATTTGA
- a CDS encoding NAD(P)H-quinone oxidoreductase subunit 5, whose protein sequence is MEVIYQYAWLIPVFPLFGAMLVGLGLISLNQVTNRLRQFNAVVIISMMAAAMGLSFALLWSQIQGHAPYLRTFEWAAAGNFHLSMGYTIDHLTALMLVIVTTVACLVMVYTDGYMAHDPGYVRFYAYLSLFGSSMLGLVISPNLVQIYIFWELVGMCSYLLVGFWYDRKSAADAAQKAFVTNRVGDFGLLLGILGLFWATGSFDFNIMGDRLAQLVESGSISNFLAVLFAILVFLGPVAKSAQFPLHVWLPDAMEGPTPISALIHAATMVAAGVFLIARMYPVFEGVPVAMNVIAFTGAFTAFLGASIAITQNDIKKGLAYSTISQLGYMVMAMGIGSYSAGLFHLMTHAYFKAMLFLGSGSVIHGMEGVVGHDPALAQDMRLMGGLRKYMPVTSITFLIGCLAISGIPPFAGFWSKDEILGKAFEANPLLWFIGWLTAGITAFYMFRMYFMTFEGKFRGTDEKIKEKLKKAAATIVLELESEELAPNFGPGAMKKGELAATSQQHDSHDSHGHHSDSPHESPWTMTLPLALLAVPSILIGLVGTPYANYFEEFIFPPSETLSEVIEKAAEFNPTEFYIMAGASVGISLIAITLASLMYLRRKIDPAAIAAQIKPLYELSLNKWYFDDIYHRVFVLGLRRLARQVMEVDFRVVDGAVNLTGFFTLVSGEGLKYLENGRAQFYALIVFGAVLGLVIVFGVT, encoded by the coding sequence ATGGAAGTAATCTATCAGTATGCCTGGCTGATTCCGGTGTTCCCTCTTTTTGGGGCAATGCTGGTCGGTCTAGGGTTAATCTCGTTGAATCAGGTGACAAACCGCCTACGGCAGTTCAATGCTGTGGTGATTATCTCCATGATGGCAGCAGCTATGGGGCTGTCGTTTGCCTTGTTGTGGAGTCAAATTCAAGGACATGCGCCTTATCTCCGCACCTTTGAGTGGGCGGCAGCAGGTAATTTTCACCTGAGCATGGGCTACACTATCGACCACCTGACAGCCCTAATGCTGGTGATTGTAACCACGGTAGCCTGCTTAGTCATGGTTTACACCGATGGCTACATGGCTCACGATCCCGGTTATGTGAGGTTTTACGCCTATCTCAGTTTATTTGGCTCCTCAATGTTAGGTCTGGTGATCAGCCCCAACCTAGTACAGATTTATATATTCTGGGAACTTGTGGGGATGTGTTCCTACTTGCTGGTCGGCTTTTGGTACGATCGCAAGTCAGCAGCAGATGCGGCGCAAAAAGCGTTTGTAACCAACCGCGTAGGCGACTTTGGTTTGTTACTCGGCATTTTGGGACTATTCTGGGCAACAGGAAGCTTTGATTTTAATATCATGGGCGATCGCCTCGCCCAACTCGTAGAATCAGGTTCCATCAGCAATTTTCTCGCTGTCCTGTTTGCGATTTTAGTTTTCTTAGGGCCAGTTGCAAAATCAGCCCAATTCCCTCTCCATGTCTGGCTACCAGACGCAATGGAAGGCCCCACCCCCATTTCTGCCTTGATTCACGCGGCAACAATGGTGGCAGCGGGTGTTTTCCTCATTGCCCGGATGTACCCAGTATTTGAAGGCGTCCCTGTCGCAATGAATGTCATTGCCTTTACTGGGGCGTTTACGGCGTTTTTGGGGGCTAGCATTGCCATTACCCAAAACGACATCAAAAAGGGCTTGGCTTACTCCACCATTTCCCAACTTGGCTACATGGTGATGGCAATGGGAATCGGTTCCTACAGTGCTGGACTATTCCACTTAATGACCCACGCCTATTTCAAGGCGATGCTGTTCTTGGGTTCAGGTTCAGTAATTCATGGCATGGAAGGTGTTGTTGGACACGACCCGGCCTTAGCGCAAGATATGCGCTTGATGGGTGGACTGCGGAAATATATGCCCGTCACCTCAATTACCTTTTTGATTGGTTGCTTGGCAATTTCTGGTATTCCGCCTTTTGCTGGCTTCTGGTCAAAAGATGAAATTCTGGGGAAGGCTTTTGAGGCTAATCCACTCCTCTGGTTCATCGGCTGGCTAACTGCCGGGATTACTGCTTTCTATATGTTTAGAATGTATTTCATGACATTTGAAGGTAAATTCCGGGGTACTGACGAGAAAATCAAGGAAAAACTCAAGAAAGCTGCGGCCACAATTGTCCTGGAATTAGAGTCAGAAGAACTAGCGCCGAATTTTGGGCCTGGGGCGATGAAGAAAGGAGAATTGGCGGCAACTAGTCAGCAGCATGATTCCCATGACTCCCACGGGCATCACAGCGACTCTCCCCACGAATCGCCGTGGACAATGACCCTGCCGTTGGCACTGTTAGCTGTGCCTTCTATTTTGATTGGTTTGGTGGGAACTCCCTACGCCAATTATTTTGAAGAGTTTATCTTTCCTCCTAGCGAAACCCTCTCCGAAGTTATAGAAAAGGCTGCCGAGTTCAATCCGACGGAATTTTACATCATGGCGGGTGCCTCAGTCGGAATTTCTTTAATTGCGATTACCCTGGCTTCGCTGATGTATTTACGTCGTAAAATTGACCCGGCTGCGATCGCTGCTCAAATCAAACCACTTTACGAGTTATCTCTCAACAAGTGGTACTTTGATGACATTTACCATCGGGTTTTTGTCCTCGGCTTGCGTCGCCTAGCTAGACAAGTTATGGAAGTTGACTTCCGCGTTGTCGATGGTGCTGTTAACCTCACAGGCTTTTTCACCCTTGTTAGCGGTGAAGGTCTGAAGTACCTAGAAAACGGTCGCGCTCAATTCTATGCCCTAATTGTATTTGGGGCGGTTTTGGGCTTAGTGATTGTCTTTGGTGTTACCTGA
- a CDS encoding thioredoxin family protein produces MVLSVSERTFTQEVLESPIPVLVNFEAPWCGLCRIIHPLLLQFQAQCGEEIKLVSVNADQNFKLSTTYRLKSLPTLLLIENGTIRHRLECFRGREDLRLALEEIKASYSNYPKIYKSSKTVDLECRSA; encoded by the coding sequence ATGGTGTTGTCGGTTAGTGAGCGGACATTTACTCAAGAAGTTTTAGAATCTCCTATTCCTGTTTTAGTTAATTTTGAAGCACCTTGGTGTGGCTTGTGTCGGATTATCCACCCACTGTTGTTGCAATTTCAAGCCCAATGCGGGGAAGAAATTAAATTAGTTAGCGTTAACGCCGATCAAAATTTTAAATTGTCTACTACTTATAGGCTAAAATCACTACCCACTTTACTATTGATTGAAAATGGTACTATTCGCCATCGCTTGGAATGCTTTCGCGGCAGAGAAGATTTACGTCTAGCTTTAGAAGAGATTAAAGCCAGCTACAGCAATTACCCCAAAATCTACAAAAGTTCCAAAACAGTGGACTTAGAGTGTCGATCAGCTTGA
- a CDS encoding NAD(P)H-quinone oxidoreductase subunit 4: MNIANFPWLTTIILFPIAASLLLPIIPDKEGKTVRWYSLIVGLIDFALIVYAFYTGYDFSNPDLQLVESYPWVPQLGLNWSVGADGLSMPLIILTGFITTLAILAAWPVTFKPKLFYFLILAMYGGQIAVFAVQDMLLFFLVWELELVPIYFLLSIWGGKRRQYAATKFILYTAGGSLFILLSALTMGFYGDTVTFDMRAIALKDFALNFQLALYAGFLIAYAVKLPIIPLHTWLPDAHGEATAPVHMLLAGILLKMGGYALVRMNAQMLPDAHAYFAPVLVVLGVVNIIYAALTSFAQRNLKRKIAYSSISHMGFVMIGIASFTDLGLSGAVLQMVSHGLIGASLFFLVGATYDRTHTLMLDEMGGVAKRMPKIFAMFTTCSMASLALPGMSGFVAELMVFVGFATSDAYSSTFKVIVVFLMAVGVILTPIYLLSMLREIFYGKENEELVSHQALIDAEPREVFIIACLLIPIIGIGFYPKLLTQMYDATTVQLTARLRDSVPTLAQQKDDTLKVSLSAPQIGN, translated from the coding sequence ATGAATATAGCTAATTTTCCGTGGCTGACGACGATTATTCTGTTTCCGATAGCCGCATCGCTACTTCTTCCCATCATCCCTGACAAAGAAGGCAAAACAGTGCGCTGGTACTCCCTCATCGTGGGGCTGATAGATTTTGCACTAATTGTTTATGCTTTTTATACTGGGTATGATTTCTCCAATCCAGATTTGCAGTTGGTGGAAAGTTACCCTTGGGTACCACAATTGGGTTTGAATTGGTCAGTAGGGGCAGATGGCTTATCCATGCCCCTAATTATTTTGACTGGATTCATTACGACGCTGGCGATTTTAGCAGCTTGGCCTGTTACCTTCAAGCCCAAGCTCTTTTACTTCTTGATTTTGGCGATGTATGGCGGTCAGATTGCCGTGTTCGCTGTCCAGGATATGCTGTTGTTTTTCCTGGTGTGGGAACTCGAACTGGTGCCGATATACTTTCTGCTGTCGATTTGGGGAGGCAAAAGGCGGCAATATGCAGCGACCAAATTTATTTTATACACAGCCGGCGGTTCGCTGTTTATTTTGCTGTCTGCCCTGACAATGGGATTTTACGGCGATACGGTGACATTCGACATGAGAGCGATCGCCTTAAAAGATTTTGCCCTGAATTTCCAACTTGCCCTCTATGCTGGCTTCCTGATTGCCTACGCTGTCAAGTTGCCGATTATTCCCTTGCACACCTGGCTACCTGATGCCCACGGTGAAGCTACAGCCCCCGTACACATGTTATTAGCAGGTATTCTGCTGAAAATGGGCGGTTATGCCTTAGTTCGGATGAATGCCCAAATGCTCCCCGATGCTCACGCTTATTTTGCGCCAGTATTGGTAGTTTTGGGGGTAGTTAATATCATCTACGCTGCCTTGACATCCTTTGCCCAGCGAAACCTCAAACGAAAAATTGCCTACTCCTCAATTTCTCACATGGGCTTTGTGATGATTGGTATTGCCTCCTTCACCGATTTGGGATTGAGTGGGGCAGTATTGCAAATGGTTTCCCACGGGTTAATTGGGGCGAGTTTGTTCTTCCTGGTTGGCGCAACTTACGATCGCACCCACACCCTGATGCTGGATGAAATGGGCGGTGTCGCTAAGAGAATGCCGAAGATTTTCGCCATGTTCACTACCTGTTCAATGGCTTCTTTGGCATTGCCAGGGATGAGCGGTTTCGTGGCAGAATTAATGGTATTTGTCGGCTTTGCTACTAGCGATGCTTATAGCTCTACCTTCAAAGTTATCGTGGTGTTCTTGATGGCAGTGGGAGTGATTTTAACTCCGATTTATCTGCTGTCGATGTTGCGAGAAATTTTCTACGGTAAAGAGAACGAGGAATTAGTTTCTCATCAAGCTTTGATAGATGCTGAACCCCGTGAAGTATTTATCATTGCCTGTTTGTTAATTCCAATTATTGGTATTGGTTTCTATCCAAAATTGCTGACTCAGATGTACGACGCTACAACTGTACAATTGACGGCAAGATTGCGTGATTCCGTGCCGACTTTAGCACAGCAAAAAGATGACACACTAAAGGTTTCTTTGAGTGCGCCCCAAATTGGTAATTAA
- a CDS encoding DUF4351 domain-containing protein, which produces MTNVNDRADFDSPWKEIIEAYFPQAMHFFFPETSALIDWERPYEFLDKEFQQIAREAEQGKRYADQLVKVWQTQGEELWLLIHVEIQAQKEDNFSKRMFTYNFRIFDRFDQPAISLAILCDSNHEWRPSNYSYNYPNTRLNFEFGSVKLLDYENRFHELENSDNPFATVVMAHLKTQQTRSSPEQRKIWKFSLIRRLYDLGLQEQDIRNLYRFIDWVMILPKALENQFWEEFKQFEQERTMRYVTTGERIGYERGEQEGEQRLILRLLQRRVGELSPELQKRIQSLSLNQLETLGEALLDFTAMEDLLNWLQTNQSA; this is translated from the coding sequence ATGACTAATGTTAACGACCGCGCTGATTTTGATAGTCCTTGGAAAGAAATCATAGAAGCTTATTTTCCCCAAGCAATGCATTTCTTTTTTCCAGAAACTTCTGCATTAATTGATTGGGAACGCCCATACGAGTTTCTAGATAAAGAATTCCAACAAATAGCTCGTGAAGCTGAACAGGGTAAGAGATATGCCGATCAACTAGTCAAAGTTTGGCAAACCCAAGGAGAAGAACTTTGGTTATTAATCCATGTTGAAATTCAGGCACAAAAAGAAGATAACTTTAGTAAGCGGATGTTTACCTACAACTTTCGCATATTTGACCGCTTTGATCAACCAGCAATAAGCCTTGCAATTCTCTGTGATTCAAACCACGAATGGCGACCAAGCAATTACAGTTACAATTATCCCAATACACGCTTAAATTTTGAATTTGGTAGTGTTAAACTTTTGGATTATGAAAATCGCTTTCACGAGTTAGAAAATAGCGATAATCCATTTGCAACTGTTGTCATGGCGCATTTGAAAACGCAGCAGACACGCTCATCACCAGAACAACGCAAAATATGGAAATTTAGCTTAATTCGCAGACTATATGATTTGGGCTTACAAGAGCAGGATATTCGTAATCTGTATCGATTTATCGATTGGGTTATGATATTACCAAAGGCATTAGAAAATCAGTTTTGGGAAGAGTTTAAACAATTTGAGCAGGAGCGAACCATGAGATATGTAACTACAGGTGAGCGCATCGGCTACGAGCGTGGGGAACAAGAAGGTGAACAACGACTTATTTTAAGGTTACTACAAAGACGAGTGGGAGAATTATCACCAGAATTGCAAAAACGCATCCAATCTCTTTCTTTAAATCAATTAGAAACCCTTGGCGAAGCTTTGTTAGATTTTACTGCTATGGAAGATTTACTTAACTGGTTGCAAACAAATCAATCAGCTTAA